TCAGCACTTCACCGGGTGCAAGGCAACGCCAAGATCATGCGAGGCCAGCTGGAGCACCTGCTGACCGCGTCAGATCAACCGAACATCAAACTCCAGGTGCTGCCATTCGCCGCCCCGAACAGGATCGCAGTCACCTCAACGGCAACGCTGCTCCACCTGGCGAAGCAGCAGCTGTCCGCCGTGTACCTGGAAGACTTCTTCGGCGCCACCTACTTGTGGGAGCCCGAGGAATACACGCGGTACAGCATCATCTTCGAGCGATTGAGTGCCGCCGCGCTACCGGTCGATGAAACTCGGGAACTCATCGATAAGGTGAGCGAGAAGTACCGGTAGACAAGTGGAAGGGGTGACGATGTCCGCCCCGGAATTGTCCACGGCCACATGGCTCAAGAGCAGCTACAGCCAAGGCAACGGCGGCCAGTGCGTCGAAGTCGCTGTTCAGCCGACCGTTGTCGGTGTTCGGGATTCCAAGGACCCCGACGGCCCGGTGCTGGTGTTCAATCCCAGCGCGTTCGCGCAGTTCCTCGGCACTTTGCGGAGCTAGGTCGCGACTCTGCAGGTCAGAGCCCGTGAGTGTTTTGTGATGCTATGGCCTCACAAAACACTCACGGGCCTGGTGCCACCTGGGGCGGTCGACCGGGGGCGTCCGGCGTGGTCGGATGGCGGTGGATCCTGATGCGTAGGAGGCGCGATGGTCACCGTGCAGGCCGCTGTTGTGCAGGACGCTCCCGTTGCTTTCGATCTCGACGCCACGCTCGACAAGGTCGACCGGCTCGCTGAGCAGGCGGCTGCCGGTGGGACCGAGCTGGTCGTGTTCCCGGAGGCGTTCGTGTCCGCCTATCCGCGCGGCGCGACGTTCGGGGCGACCATCGGACAGCGGACGCCGGAGGGCAGGCAGCTGTACCGGCGGTACTGGGAGTCGTCGATCGAGGTGCCCGGACCGGCGACCGAGCGGATCGGAGCGGCTGCCGCGCGGCACGGGATGCACCTGGTCATCGGCGTCATCGAGCGCGATCGCGGCACGCTCTACTGCACCGCGCTGACCTTCGGGGCGGACGGCGTCCTGCTCGGCAAGCACCGGAAGCTGATGCCGACCGGCAGCGAACGCCTGGTGTGGGGCTTCGGCGACGGCTCGACGATGCCGGTCCACGACACCGCGATCGGCCGCATCGGCACCGTGATCTGCTGGGAGAACTACATGCCCGCGATGCGCATGCACATGTACTCGCAGGGCGTGCAGCTCTACTGCGCGCCGACCGCCGACCCGCGCGACACGTGGGTGGCCAGCATGCAGCACATCGCCTGCGAGGGCCGCTGCTTCGTGCTCTCCGCCAACCAGTTCACCCGCCGCTCGGACTACCCGGCCGACTACCCCGTCGACGCCGAACCCGGCGAAGTCCTCAGCCGGGGGGCGTCGGTGATCGTGGACCCGCTCGGCAACGTGCTGGCCGGCCCCGCGACCGACGGGCCGGCGATCCTGCGCGCCGAGCTCGACCTCGGGCGGATCGCGGAGGGCAAGTACGACTTCGACGTGGTCGGCCACTACTCCCGCCCGGACGTCTTCGAGCTCCGCGTCGACCGGAGCCCGAAGCATCCCGTCCTTCCGCACGGCTGACGCCGGGCTTTCAAGCCGGGTTGCCGCGGCGAGCCCGGTAAGCCCGTTGCCGGCAGGCGGGCGAGCAGTACTTCCGGGGCCGACCCCGGGCGCTCGGCGCCACCGGCTCCAGGCAACCGGGGCACAGCACCGTGTTTTCGTCACCGCGAGGGCGATCCACCGGGTTTTCGTCAC
This portion of the Saccharopolyspora antimicrobica genome encodes:
- a CDS encoding DUF397 domain-containing protein, whose amino-acid sequence is MSAPELSTATWLKSSYSQGNGGQCVEVAVQPTVVGVRDSKDPDGPVLVFNPSAFAQFLGTLRS
- a CDS encoding carbon-nitrogen hydrolase family protein — its product is MVTVQAAVVQDAPVAFDLDATLDKVDRLAEQAAAGGTELVVFPEAFVSAYPRGATFGATIGQRTPEGRQLYRRYWESSIEVPGPATERIGAAAARHGMHLVIGVIERDRGTLYCTALTFGADGVLLGKHRKLMPTGSERLVWGFGDGSTMPVHDTAIGRIGTVICWENYMPAMRMHMYSQGVQLYCAPTADPRDTWVASMQHIACEGRCFVLSANQFTRRSDYPADYPVDAEPGEVLSRGASVIVDPLGNVLAGPATDGPAILRAELDLGRIAEGKYDFDVVGHYSRPDVFELRVDRSPKHPVLPHG